From the Pedobacter cryoconitis genome, one window contains:
- a CDS encoding non-ribosomal peptide synthetase → MEIKEFIAELYSRHFSLNVQDGKLTLRGDKNKLTNEQIAAIRSDTEVINYIKNNKQELIAYLEHADAPETRKRHEGISAIYRLSGLQEGMLFHGLYDGEVAAYMEQFTCDLSQVNTGLLQESWKLLLQRHTILRSSFDYESLGMPVQCVHEEVVLPFQVVDLRQHSPEIQQEEIALFIAEDLKKGIDFKKPPLMRISLLQTGEDTFFMVWTYHHILLDGWSMSVLMEELLAYYELLANGQEVKITEQDKYEDYIRYIESRGLGAQEEYWRTYMDGVESGSLLPFIQTPEGSTRGAGIFKEELLVLDQQIKEKADAYIKVAGLTLNTLIQGVWAFILHNYTGKTDVTYGVTVSGRPEELSNMETRVGMYINTLPLHTAVKHDTAIAEWLAAIQDGQIMSREYGYTALSTIQKWTGVTGDLFDSILVFENYPVGKSGSSGPGKLVVDNVVIKEHNNYPLSIIVAVTDEINILFMYNEEILGGVYVQQLKRHFEQVLSQIISLEKDKTGDLLLVEGDDKEQLLHHFNDTHAVYEQEDSIVSLFSKQVEQTPSAIGLVFLEGKLTYAKLDERSNQLANYLVEQGVTTGMLVPLCMDRSLEVMIAILAILKAGAAYMPIDPGYPEQRIRLMLSESSSPVVVTTSDYADLLETLGEGIEPVILDKLAYKLHQKPVTPTGIVLSEQDLAYVIYTSGSTGQPKGVKVTHGNVVSLVRGVNYVSLGTDDVLLSTGAPSFDATTFEYWGMLLNGGRLVLCEEQTLLDPVLLKNEIQEQQVTQMWFTAGWFNQLVETAIDVFETLSVILVGGEKLSAKHVRKLLEAYPAINIINGYGPTENTTFSLTYPIKPGFDNNIPIGFPLSNRTVYVLNEQQQLLPIGVVGEIYLGGAGLSAGYLNRPELTEEKFIPHPFPVKAGERLYRTGDLGKWLPDGSIAYEGRIDEQVKIRGFRIELGEIESVLQKCEGVSQAVVTVLTDEEGGKRLIGYIVPNGTYDQENIMEFLQQKLPDYMMPSLLVELESLPLTTNGKVNKKELPAPEGGSLAEQTYVAPRNETEQALVSIWQKILKIEQIGVYEDFFKLGGHSLLAIRLIGTIRDQMKLEVTVKAMFENTTIAALAEYLLVSGNKTLLPPITVLSRPEFIPLSFSQERLWFIDQLEGSVHYHMPSVLKLKGKLNQDALEHALQSIVRRHEVLRSAIKSTEGVPYQEIRSADQWKLAEIEIKDDLTATINALILHPFELSADYMLRAGLIKLQEEEHLLVITMHHIACDGWSINILVDELTANYQAALQNTKAQLPDLAIQYADYAIWQRTYLAGEVLKSQQDYWLAKLGDAASLELPLDYERPAIQSTRGALMSFHIDRSLTDQLNTFSQQQDVTLFITLLSSFYVLLSRYSRQNDITVGTPIAGRRQKESEALIGFFINTLALRCDLSAAPTFLELVKQVKTTSLEGYDNQDIPFEKIVEAVVKDRDRSKSPLFQVMLVLQNTPEEPELVLGDLTLSGEEVDHTSAKFDLNFMIGETAGGLDLTIVYCTDLFKEATVARMAKHYKQLLKAAVTDPSQAVKTMKLLSPQEENEIVHGFNERKTEYAQDKTIVDLFLEQVNNNPDAIAVEYEGKQLTYRELDRRTDELGRYLQTQGVKEESLVSVCINRSLEMIVSIIGILKAGGAYVPIDLAFPEERIRFILKDTGSRICITDGSLQDKITIHPDDPVTYLNIQEDWSAIVSEIPQKGPVNAGKPANLVYVIYTSGSTGNPKGVMITHANLVDYVYGLQQKCAVNTCGSFALVPAIATDLGNTILFGALAAGGTLHIIAEALTTDALSLYNYFETHSIDCLKIVPSHWKALCIDGKLLLPAKLLIFGGEALQDDIVKQLRLSETSCEVFNHYGPTETTIGKCMYQLDLQQDYTGVPIGNAFSDTTLYILDTEGGIVPVGAGGELCIGGRGVARGYLNLPELTTEKFVRNPYSEDADSRIYKTGDLACWLPDGNIRYMGRIDDQVKIRGYRIEPGEIERVLQQSGLVSHAVVLAKTDSAGNKYLAGYVVPKDEFNKEQFISFLQGCLPAYMVPAIWVPLTEMPLTVNGKINRKALPEPDTHKLTTADYVGPRYTLERKLAGIWQELLGLEKIGVYDNFFELGGHSLITVRLLAQIRKMGYAIQLNALMVNKTIETQAALLNGLSALKDGDFNEHLILLSKSEGTQNLFILPGGDGNPDWYDQLAGEIHQEGPVYGLKMIGLLEGEIPLDTVEEIAAQNIRWIKEVQPEGPYRLAGHSFGGYVLYEMIRQFENMDEQVEQAILLDIPVRANIYPVPVDSLVNDALIYLEENKFITQPYPAWIAEMKAAIEQLPVHERRAFMLDYVKAQCLGKGVLTDLLARMVYLMICNSTMEYYISGKVNATLTVVRALEQQWEQLGFDENLGWAPHADEIQPVGASGDHVTMLKNENAKTLAAHLKQYPVQAQITNQTEV, encoded by the coding sequence ATGGAAATCAAAGAATTCATAGCGGAACTATATAGCAGACATTTCTCTTTAAACGTACAAGATGGTAAACTCACTTTAAGAGGAGATAAGAACAAATTGACAAATGAACAGATCGCTGCAATCAGAAGTGATACTGAAGTTATCAATTATATTAAAAATAATAAACAAGAACTGATAGCCTATCTGGAGCATGCAGATGCTCCTGAAACCAGGAAACGTCATGAAGGCATATCGGCCATTTACCGGTTGAGCGGTTTGCAGGAAGGGATGCTGTTTCATGGTTTATACGATGGCGAAGTCGCTGCTTATATGGAACAATTTACCTGTGATTTATCACAGGTAAATACTGGATTGCTTCAGGAAAGCTGGAAGTTGTTGTTACAACGCCATACTATTCTGCGCAGCAGCTTTGATTATGAATCTCTGGGCATGCCGGTACAATGTGTACATGAAGAAGTGGTCCTGCCTTTTCAGGTAGTGGATTTACGGCAGCATAGCCCGGAAATCCAGCAGGAGGAAATTGCTTTATTCATAGCAGAAGATCTGAAAAAAGGAATCGACTTTAAAAAGCCACCGTTAATGCGTATCAGTTTATTGCAAACGGGTGAAGATACTTTTTTCATGGTATGGACTTATCACCATATCCTGCTGGACGGCTGGTCTATGTCAGTTTTAATGGAAGAATTATTAGCGTATTATGAGTTGCTGGCCAATGGTCAGGAAGTGAAAATAACAGAACAGGATAAATATGAAGACTATATCCGCTATATAGAAAGCAGAGGTTTAGGGGCGCAGGAAGAATACTGGCGTACTTATATGGATGGTGTAGAATCGGGAAGCTTATTGCCATTTATTCAAACACCGGAAGGCAGTACAAGAGGAGCAGGGATCTTTAAGGAAGAACTGCTTGTGCTGGATCAGCAAATAAAAGAAAAGGCTGATGCTTACATAAAAGTTGCTGGTTTGACCTTGAATACGCTGATTCAGGGGGTATGGGCTTTTATTCTGCACAATTATACGGGTAAAACGGATGTGACTTATGGGGTTACTGTATCCGGACGGCCTGAGGAGCTATCCAATATGGAAACCAGGGTAGGGATGTATATCAATACCCTCCCTTTACATACCGCAGTAAAACATGATACAGCGATTGCTGAATGGTTAGCTGCGATTCAGGATGGACAGATTATGTCCAGAGAATATGGGTATACTGCGTTAAGCACAATCCAGAAATGGACTGGGGTAACCGGAGATTTATTTGATAGTATCCTGGTCTTTGAAAACTATCCGGTTGGCAAAAGCGGTTCATCCGGCCCGGGGAAACTGGTGGTAGACAATGTGGTTATCAAAGAACACAATAACTATCCGCTGTCTATCATTGTTGCGGTAACGGACGAGATTAATATTTTATTCATGTACAATGAAGAAATATTAGGCGGCGTATATGTGCAGCAGCTAAAAAGACATTTTGAACAAGTATTGTCTCAAATTATATCACTTGAAAAAGATAAAACAGGTGATTTGTTATTGGTTGAAGGAGACGATAAAGAGCAGTTATTACATCATTTTAATGACACTCATGCTGTATATGAACAGGAAGATTCTATCGTTTCATTATTCAGCAAGCAGGTTGAACAGACGCCTTCGGCAATAGGTCTGGTATTTCTGGAAGGGAAACTTACCTATGCTAAACTTGATGAACGTAGTAACCAACTAGCTAATTATCTGGTTGAACAGGGGGTAACTACAGGAATGCTGGTCCCGCTTTGTATGGACAGAAGCCTGGAAGTCATGATCGCTATTCTGGCGATATTGAAGGCAGGGGCTGCCTATATGCCAATCGATCCTGGATATCCTGAACAGCGGATCCGTTTGATGTTGTCAGAAAGCAGCAGCCCGGTAGTGGTGACTACCTCAGATTACGCAGATCTGCTGGAAACGTTGGGTGAGGGGATTGAACCTGTGATTTTAGATAAGCTGGCTTATAAACTACATCAAAAACCTGTCACACCAACAGGTATTGTCCTGTCTGAACAAGATCTGGCTTATGTGATTTATACTTCAGGTTCTACAGGCCAGCCTAAAGGCGTGAAAGTAACGCATGGAAATGTGGTGAGTTTAGTCCGGGGAGTTAACTATGTTTCTTTGGGTACGGATGATGTTTTGTTATCAACCGGAGCACCTTCTTTTGATGCAACAACTTTTGAATATTGGGGCATGTTGCTCAATGGAGGCCGCCTGGTTTTATGCGAAGAGCAGACTTTGCTTGATCCTGTTTTGTTGAAAAATGAAATACAGGAGCAGCAGGTTACTCAAATGTGGTTTACCGCAGGCTGGTTTAATCAGTTGGTGGAAACAGCTATTGATGTGTTTGAAACCCTGTCCGTTATTTTAGTGGGCGGGGAAAAATTATCAGCGAAACATGTACGTAAATTACTTGAAGCCTATCCTGCTATTAATATCATTAATGGTTATGGCCCTACAGAAAACACTACTTTTTCATTAACCTATCCGATTAAGCCCGGGTTTGACAATAATATCCCTATAGGTTTTCCATTAAGTAACCGTACCGTTTATGTTTTAAATGAGCAGCAGCAATTGTTGCCAATTGGTGTAGTTGGTGAAATTTATCTGGGTGGTGCTGGTTTATCTGCGGGTTATCTGAACCGGCCGGAACTGACTGAGGAGAAATTTATTCCACATCCTTTCCCTGTAAAAGCGGGGGAACGTTTGTATAGAACAGGCGATTTGGGCAAATGGCTTCCCGATGGCAGTATTGCTTATGAAGGCCGGATAGATGAGCAGGTGAAAATCCGCGGTTTCCGTATTGAGCTTGGGGAAATAGAAAGTGTACTGCAAAAATGCGAAGGCGTAAGCCAGGCGGTAGTAACCGTTTTAACTGACGAAGAAGGTGGTAAACGTTTGATTGGTTATATAGTTCCCAATGGTACTTATGATCAGGAAAATATCATGGAGTTTTTGCAGCAGAAACTGCCTGATTATATGATGCCATCTCTATTAGTTGAGTTGGAATCCCTGCCGCTGACAACGAATGGTAAAGTCAATAAAAAAGAGTTACCTGCCCCTGAAGGCGGATCTCTGGCAGAACAGACTTATGTTGCCCCAAGAAATGAAACGGAACAAGCGCTGGTATCAATCTGGCAGAAGATCTTGAAAATTGAACAAATAGGGGTATATGAAGATTTCTTTAAGCTTGGCGGACATTCTCTGCTGGCGATCAGACTGATCGGAACGATAAGAGATCAGATGAAATTGGAAGTTACCGTTAAAGCGATGTTCGAAAATACGACAATCGCAGCGTTAGCTGAATATTTGCTGGTTAGCGGGAACAAAACATTACTTCCGCCTATCACCGTATTATCAAGACCGGAGTTTATTCCTTTATCTTTTAGTCAGGAGCGGTTATGGTTTATAGACCAGCTGGAAGGAAGTGTACATTACCATATGCCTTCAGTCCTGAAATTAAAAGGGAAGCTGAATCAGGATGCGCTTGAGCACGCATTGCAAAGTATTGTCCGCAGACACGAAGTACTCCGGTCAGCCATCAAATCTACAGAAGGTGTTCCTTATCAGGAAATCAGATCTGCTGACCAATGGAAACTTGCTGAAATTGAAATCAAGGATGATTTGACTGCTACTATCAATGCGCTTATCCTTCACCCTTTTGAATTGTCTGCTGATTACATGCTAAGAGCAGGATTAATCAAATTGCAGGAAGAAGAACATTTACTGGTCATAACAATGCACCATATTGCATGTGATGGCTGGTCAATCAATATCCTGGTTGATGAGCTAACTGCGAATTACCAGGCTGCGCTACAAAATACAAAGGCCCAATTACCTGATCTGGCTATTCAATATGCTGATTACGCAATCTGGCAGCGCACTTATTTAGCCGGAGAAGTATTGAAGTCACAGCAGGATTACTGGTTAGCAAAATTAGGTGATGCGGCTTCATTGGAGCTTCCACTGGATTATGAAAGGCCTGCTATACAAAGTACACGTGGTGCTTTGATGAGCTTCCACATTGACCGTTCACTAACTGATCAGCTGAATACGTTCAGTCAGCAGCAGGACGTTACCTTATTTATTACTTTGCTGTCTTCATTTTATGTGCTCTTGTCGCGTTACAGCAGACAGAACGATATTACGGTAGGGACTCCGATTGCCGGAAGAAGACAAAAAGAATCAGAAGCGCTGATCGGATTTTTCATCAATACGCTGGCATTGCGTTGTGATCTTAGCGCTGCACCAACTTTTCTGGAATTAGTGAAGCAGGTCAAAACAACCTCCCTGGAGGGTTATGACAATCAGGATATCCCTTTTGAGAAAATTGTAGAAGCGGTAGTCAAAGACAGAGACCGGAGCAAAAGCCCTTTATTCCAGGTGATGCTGGTGTTGCAGAATACCCCAGAAGAACCAGAACTGGTATTAGGTGATTTGACGTTGAGTGGCGAAGAAGTAGACCATACTTCTGCGAAGTTTGATCTTAACTTTATGATCGGGGAAACAGCCGGAGGCCTGGACCTGACTATTGTGTATTGTACAGATTTGTTCAAAGAGGCAACTGTCGCCAGAATGGCCAAACATTATAAGCAGTTGTTAAAAGCTGCGGTAACCGATCCTTCACAAGCTGTTAAAACCATGAAACTGCTTTCTCCACAAGAAGAAAATGAGATTGTTCACGGCTTTAATGAAAGAAAGACTGAATATGCGCAGGATAAAACTATTGTAGATCTGTTCCTGGAACAAGTAAATAATAATCCTGATGCAATAGCAGTAGAATATGAAGGAAAACAACTAACTTACCGGGAGCTGGACCGACGCACAGACGAGCTGGGAAGATATCTTCAAACACAAGGTGTAAAAGAAGAGAGCCTGGTTTCGGTCTGTATCAACAGAAGTCTGGAAATGATCGTATCCATTATTGGGATATTGAAGGCCGGAGGCGCGTATGTCCCTATCGATCTGGCATTTCCTGAAGAGCGTATCCGTTTCATCCTGAAAGACACCGGTTCCCGGATTTGTATTACTGATGGAAGTTTACAAGACAAGATAACCATTCATCCTGATGACCCTGTAACTTACCTGAATATTCAGGAAGACTGGTCTGCTATTGTCAGTGAAATCCCTCAGAAAGGCCCTGTAAATGCTGGTAAACCGGCTAACCTGGTTTATGTAATTTATACTTCCGGTTCTACGGGCAACCCTAAAGGGGTAATGATCACGCATGCTAACCTGGTAGATTATGTTTATGGTTTACAGCAAAAATGTGCGGTCAATACCTGCGGTTCATTTGCATTAGTACCTGCTATAGCGACTGATCTTGGAAATACGATTCTGTTCGGTGCTTTAGCTGCGGGTGGTACGCTTCATATTATTGCTGAGGCTTTAACCACAGATGCGCTGTCACTTTACAATTATTTTGAAACTCATTCTATTGATTGTCTGAAGATCGTCCCTTCACACTGGAAAGCATTGTGTATCGACGGGAAGTTATTACTACCTGCTAAACTGCTGATTTTTGGCGGGGAAGCTTTGCAGGATGATATTGTGAAGCAACTCAGGTTGTCTGAAACCAGTTGTGAGGTTTTTAATCACTACGGGCCTACGGAAACTACGATTGGAAAGTGTATGTATCAACTGGATCTCCAGCAAGATTATACAGGTGTACCAATCGGAAACGCTTTCTCTGATACGACTTTATATATTCTGGATACTGAAGGTGGAATTGTACCGGTAGGAGCAGGTGGGGAGTTATGCATAGGTGGACGTGGAGTGGCCAGAGGTTATCTCAACCTGCCTGAACTGACGACAGAGAAATTTGTACGTAATCCATATAGTGAAGATGCTGATTCCCGGATTTATAAAACGGGTGATCTGGCCTGCTGGTTACCTGACGGCAATATCAGGTACATGGGGCGGATAGATGATCAGGTGAAAATCAGAGGTTACCGGATAGAACCGGGAGAAATAGAACGCGTATTGCAACAGAGTGGTTTGGTTAGTCATGCAGTAGTGCTGGCTAAAACTGACAGTGCGGGAAATAAATACCTGGCAGGATATGTAGTTCCAAAAGATGAGTTTAACAAGGAGCAGTTTATCTCATTTTTGCAAGGCTGTTTACCAGCTTATATGGTACCTGCCATATGGGTCCCTTTAACAGAAATGCCACTTACTGTGAACGGAAAGATCAATAGAAAGGCACTTCCTGAACCGGATACCCATAAATTAACAACCGCAGATTATGTTGGGCCGCGTTATACGCTGGAAAGGAAACTGGCAGGTATCTGGCAGGAACTGCTGGGACTTGAAAAGATAGGTGTTTATGATAACTTCTTCGAATTGGGGGGCCATTCTCTGATTACCGTACGGTTATTGGCGCAGATCAGAAAAATGGGGTATGCGATTCAATTGAATGCATTGATGGTCAATAAAACTATTGAAACACAGGCTGCATTGCTGAACGGGCTCTCTGCATTAAAAGATGGGGATTTTAATGAACATCTGATCTTATTAAGCAAGAGCGAAGGGACTCAGAACTTATTTATTCTGCCCGGCGGTGATGGTAATCCAGACTGGTACGATCAGCTTGCAGGAGAAATTCATCAGGAAGGCCCGGTATATGGGCTTAAAATGATCGGTTTACTGGAAGGTGAAATTCCACTGGATACTGTGGAAGAAATTGCCGCGCAAAATATCAGGTGGATCAAAGAGGTGCAACCAGAAGGGCCTTACCGTTTAGCAGGTCATTCTTTTGGCGGATATGTCTTATATGAAATGATCCGTCAATTCGAAAATATGGACGAACAGGTAGAACAGGCAATTTTGCTGGATATACCAGTCAGAGCAAATATTTATCCGGTCCCTGTCGATTCACTGGTCAATGATGCGCTTATTTATCTCGAAGAAAACAAGTTTATCACACAACCTTATCCCGCCTGGATAGCGGAAATGAAAGCAGCTATTGAACAGTTGCCTGTCCATGAGCGCCGCGCATTTATGCTGGACTATGTGAAAGCTCAATGTCTTGGAAAAGGTGTACTCACAGACCTTTTGGCAAGGATGGTTTACCTGATGATCTGTAATTCAACTATGGAATATTACATTTCGGGTAAGGTGAATGCTACGCTGACTGTAGTTCGCGCGCTTGAACAACAATGGGAACAGCTGGGCTTTGATGAGAACCTGGGGTGGGCACCGCATGCGGATGAAATCCAGCCAGTAGGGGCATCGGGCGATCACGTGACCATGCTGAAAAATGAAAATGCTAAAACATTGGCGGCTCACCTGAAACAATATCCGGTTCAGGCACAAATAACTAACCAAACGGAAGTCTGA
- the ectB gene encoding diaminobutyrate--2-oxoglutarate transaminase gives MSTQVFETLESNVRSYSRSFPQVFQKAKGSFLYGSNGEEYIDFLMGAGALNYGHNNDYIKAQLLEYMAGDNIMQGLDMFTVAKSDFITTFNELLLKPKGLEYKFQFCGPTGTNAIEAALKLARNYTKRSNVIAFMGAYHGLSQGSLALTSNQYHRDVAGVGLHNVTFLPFENCGPEGFDSLAYFEMILEDTHSGIEKPAAVILETVQAEGGIHVASPEWLFKLKKLCEKHSILFICDDIQIGCGRSGDFFSFERAHIAPDIVVLSKSLSGYGLPMAILLIKPELDIWQPGEHNGTFRGYQLAFIGGRAALEFREKTGLEEAVKEKAAFIESILHEEIAAEDERIAIRGLGMMWGIDLSKFSDPLLAKKIAKDCFEKHNLIVECVGRHDKVIKMLPPLTIEKEVLERALGILHDTINLHVNQKVEVLS, from the coding sequence ATGTCTACACAAGTTTTTGAAACTCTTGAATCCAATGTACGCAGCTATTCCAGAAGTTTTCCCCAGGTATTTCAGAAAGCAAAAGGTTCTTTCTTATACGGATCAAACGGGGAAGAATATATTGATTTTCTGATGGGTGCTGGTGCGCTTAATTATGGTCATAACAATGATTATATTAAAGCACAGCTCCTGGAATATATGGCAGGAGATAATATTATGCAGGGGCTTGACATGTTTACTGTGGCCAAGAGTGACTTTATCACCACTTTTAACGAGCTGTTGTTAAAACCAAAAGGACTGGAATACAAGTTTCAATTTTGCGGGCCAACGGGTACCAATGCCATTGAAGCTGCACTTAAATTAGCCAGAAATTATACCAAACGTTCTAATGTAATTGCATTTATGGGCGCATATCATGGTTTGTCGCAGGGTAGTCTTGCATTGACCAGTAATCAATATCATCGTGATGTAGCTGGAGTCGGACTGCACAATGTTACTTTTCTTCCTTTCGAGAACTGTGGCCCTGAAGGTTTTGACAGTCTTGCTTATTTTGAAATGATCCTGGAAGATACCCACTCAGGAATTGAAAAACCAGCAGCTGTTATATTGGAAACAGTACAGGCAGAAGGCGGGATTCATGTAGCCTCTCCGGAATGGTTGTTTAAATTGAAAAAATTATGCGAAAAACATAGCATCCTTTTTATCTGTGATGATATCCAGATTGGCTGTGGAAGATCTGGTGACTTTTTCTCTTTTGAAAGAGCACATATTGCACCAGACATCGTAGTCCTATCAAAATCGTTGAGTGGTTATGGTTTGCCAATGGCTATTTTATTAATTAAGCCTGAACTTGATATCTGGCAGCCGGGTGAACACAATGGAACTTTCCGTGGTTATCAGCTGGCATTTATTGGCGGAAGAGCTGCCCTTGAATTCCGGGAAAAAACTGGTCTGGAAGAAGCTGTAAAAGAAAAAGCCGCTTTTATCGAGAGCATTCTTCACGAAGAAATAGCAGCTGAGGATGAGCGTATCGCAATCAGAGGTCTTGGTATGATGTGGGGTATAGATTTATCTAAATTCAGTGATCCATTGCTGGCGAAGAAAATTGCAAAAGACTGTTTTGAAAAGCACAATTTAATCGTAGAATGTGTGGGCCGTCATGATAAGGTGATTAAAATGCTTCCGCCATTAACTATAGAAAAAGAAGTGCTGGAAAGAGCACTGGGAATCTTGCACGATACCATAAATTTACATGTTAACCAAAAAGTGGAAGTACTTTCTTAA